The following proteins are encoded in a genomic region of Pectinophora gossypiella chromosome 6, ilPecGoss1.1, whole genome shotgun sequence:
- the LOC126367749 gene encoding patched domain-containing protein 3, producing the protein MGCKLTFVDDVLNRSFYKLGLVVGRNPGYFIIIPVLLTLLMITGYQRVYYEMDPEYLFSPVSGQGKLERRIVEDYFKVNYSHRFNVGRITRAGRFGRVIIVAKDNNTNLLRTEVWKELRQLDDLVQNITVKLPTGESFTYREECARWEGQCFVNDILNLDKIIGEVERGELNLTFPIMFNPVTWEAHAFPVFFGGSKVVDDTIVSVPAVQLVWFVRTDTKLQEQRGAAWEDAFLDEVGIAEDTGRFKHISVARFASRTLDHELEKNTRTVIPFFSSTFILMGIFSIVTCMMADWVRSKPWLGLLGNISAVMATAAAFGCAIYLGISFIGINLAAPFLMIGIGIDDTFVMLAAWRRTSPKLPVPERMAIMLSEAAVSITITSVTDMLSFFIGIFSPFPSVQIFCMYSGLAVCFTFVWHLTFFAGCVAISGYREKANRHTITWLKVLPESRARKEEKSWLYRIFCSGGIDQADPDNPIDNREHCIMGFFRHTMADILNNSFVKALVIVVFLAYLAGAGYGVTNLKEGLERRKLSKIDSYSVEFFDREDLYYREFPYRIQVVISGDYNYSDPKVQDEVELLTQRLENTSYISNSLYTESWLRTFVNYVQRNNDYLNVSIDTEQDFIKNLKELWLFPANPFSLDVKFDETGDKIIASRFLIQAINISGTNHEKEMVKALRQVVAESPLNASVFHPYFVFFDQFELVKPTSIQNLCYGALMMMITSFIFIPNILCSLWVAFSIISIEIGVVGYMALWDINLDSISMINLIMCIGFSVDFTAHICYAYMASKAKTPNERVSECLYSLGLPIVQGSFSTILGVVALLLADSYIFSVFFKMVFMVIFFGAMHGLFLLPVLLSLFGPGSCSRKEEEFKMSSVEKCFPHPYCIPHPQLVLNDQIFNGKNINPNGVYKIYGDDKDLGIGTSGEDTSESSSNQSQRRQMDDEGRKKYEDGWKRSSYAQSSSQFQPSGELDLYGHELERAWQRQRYDDNRRVFDNYRKGTASREEDWHRKSSDTSPRREGTYRVMRAHSHHNLHRPRAPRRSNSHSNLEHLDYVAEMRFP; encoded by the exons ATGGGGTGCAAACTAACCTTCGTGGACGATGTCCTGAACCGATCGTTCTACAAACTCGGCCTGGTGGTCGGCAGGAACCCGGGCTACTTCATCATCATACCAGTACTCTTAACACTTCTCATGATCACTGGTTACCAGAGGGTCTACTATGAAATGGACCCAGAGTACCTCTTCTCCCCCGTCAGTGGTCAAGGGAAGTTGGAAAGACGGATAGTTGAAGATTATTTCAAGGTCAATTACTCTCATCGGTTTAATGTTGGAAGGATTACCAGAGCTG GACGCTTCGGCCGCGTAATCATCGTGGCAAAGGACAATAACACAAACCTTCTACGAACAGAAGTATGGAAGGAGTTGAGGCAGCTGGACGATCTGGTGCAGAACATCACGGTCAAGCTGCCTACCGGGGAATCCTTCACATACAGAGAGGAGTGCGCCAGATGGGAAGGACAGTGCTTTGTCAACGACATCCTTAATCTGGACAAAATTATTGGCGAG GTGGAGCGCGGAGAACTAAATCTGACGTTCCCGATAATGTTCAACCCTGTGACGTGGGAGGCTCATGCGTTCCCAGTGTTCTTTGGGGGATCGAAGGTGGTCGACGATACGATCGTGTCGGTGCCAGCTGTCCAACTAGTATGGTTCGTGAGGACTGACACCAAACTGCAGGAACAACG AGGTGCAGCATGGGAAGACGCATTCCTCGACGAGGTCGGAATAGCAGAAGACACAGGCCGCTTCAAGCACATCTCTGTCGCACGATTCGCGTCCAGGACACTCGACCATGAACTTGAAAAGAACACCAGAACTGTCATCCCATTCTTCAGTTCCACCTTCATCCTTATGGGGATATTCTCCATAGTAACTTGTATGATGGCCGACTGGGTTAGGTCTAAACCCTGGCTCGGATTGCTTGGAAATATATCTGCTGTCATGGCCACAGCTGCTGCTTTTGGTTGCGCTATCTATTTGGGGATCTCCTTCATTGGAATTAATTTGGCTGCTCCCTTCTTGATGATTG GTATTGGCATCGACGACACCTTCGTGATGCTGGCGGCCTGGCGGCGCACGTCACCCAAGCTGCCCGTGCCAGAACGCATGGCCATCATGTTGTCAGAAGCAGCAGTCTCCATCACCATCACATCAGTTACCGACATGCTATCATTCTTCATCGGTATATTCTCGCCGTTCCCTTCCGTGCAAATCTTCTGCATGTATTCAG GTCTAGCAGTGTGTTTCACGTTCGTATGGCATTTGACCTTCTTTGCTGGGTGTGTGGCCATATCTGGCTATCGCGAGAAGGCCAATAGACATACCATCACTTGGCTGAAAGTGCTGCCAGAATCGCGGGCTAGAAAGG AAGAAAAATCCTGGCTCTACCGAATATTCTGCAGCGGTGGCATCGACCAGGCCGACCCTGACAACCCTATCGACAACAGGGAGCACTGCATCATGGGTTTCTTCCGTCACACCATGGCTGATATCCTCAACAACAGCTTCGTCAAAGCCTTGGTCATCGTGGTATTTCTGGCGTATTTAGCTGGGGCTGGCTATGGCGTCACCAACTTAAAAGAAGGCCTGGAGAGACGAAAACTGTCAAAAATCGACTCTTACTCTGTAGAGTTCTTCGACAGAGAAGACCTTTACTACAGAGAGTTCCCGTACAGGATTCAG GTGGTGATAAGCGGAGACTACAACTACTCAGACCCGAAGGTTCAGGACGAGGTGGAGCTGCTGACGCAGAGATTAGAGAATACATCGTATATATCCAACTCACTGTACACAGAGTCTTGGCTGCGAACCTTCGTCAACTACGTCCAGAGGAATAACGATTATTTGAACGTCTCCATCGACACGGAACAAGATTTCATCAAAAATTTGAAAGAG TTATGGCTGTTCCCTGCAAACCCCTTCTCACTGGATGTGAAATTCGACGAAACTGGAGACAAAATCATTGCGTCTCGCTTCCTCATTCAAGCTATCAATATCAGCGGAACCAACCACGAGAAAGAGATGGTGAAGGCACTCCGTCAAGTTGTTGCCGAATCACCTCTCAACGCTTCTGTGTTTCACCCATACTTCGTTTTCTTTGATCAG TTCGAACTCGTCAAACCAACGTCTATCCAGAACCTCTGCTACGGCGctctaatgatgatgataacctCCTTCATATTCATCCCCAACATCTTGTGTTCCCTTTGGGTGGCCTTCAGTATCATATCCATTGAAATTGGCGTTGTTGGCTACATGGCTCTATGGGACATAAACCTTGACTCTATTTCTATGATCAATCTCATTATGTGCATCGGATTTTCTGTAGATTTTACTGCTCATATTTGCTACGCATACATGGCATCTAAAGCGAAGACACCGAACGAAAGAGTCAGTGAGTGCCTGTACTCTCTAGGATTACCAATTGTCCAAGGATCCTTCAGTACAATTCTTGGTGTCGTCGCGTTGCTTCTAGCAGACAGTTACATTTTCTCTGTATTCTTCAAAATGGTCTTCATGGTAATATTCTTCGGAGCAATGCACGGTCTTTTCCTTCTACCCGTACTTCTGTCTCTGTTTGGACCCGGTTCGTGTAGCAGAAAAGAAGAAGAGTTCAAAATGTCCAGCGTAGAGAAATGCTTCCCTCACCCATACTGCATACCACATCCGCAACTGGTGCTAAACGATCAGATATTCAACGGGAAGAACATCAATCCGAATGGAGTTTACAAAATCTACGGCGACGATAAAGATCTAGGCATCGGTACTTCAGGAGAAGACACGAGTGAGAGTAGCTCAAACCAATCGCAACGCCGGCAAATGGATGATGAAGGGAGGAAAAAATATGAAGACGGTTGGAAGAGATCCAGTTACGCTCAAAGCTCGAGCCAATTCCAGCCTTCAGGAGAGTTGGACCTTTATGGTCACGAGCTCGAACGAGCATGGCAGAGACAACGCTATGACGACAACCGTCGCGTCTTCGACAACTACAGGAAAGGAACTGCATCTAGGGAAGAAGATTGGCACCGCAAAAGTAGTGATACGAGCCCTCGTCGTGAAGGCACCTACAGAGTAATGCGAGCTCACTCCCACCACAACTTGCACAGACCGCGCGCCCCTCGACGCTCCAATTCGCATTCAAACCTAGAACATTTAGATTACGTCGCGGAAATGCGTTTTCCCTGA